TGATAAGTGAGCTAAGGGCAATCATTGTTGAGGATAATGCTAAATCAACCGAGCGTTTAGAAAAGTATCTGGTTACTTATTGTAAAGAAATTGAATTGGTTGGGAAGTCGGCCACAATTAAGGAAGCAATTGAACTGATTCAGAAAGAAAAGCCGGAAGCTGTTTTTCTGGATATAGAATTGGCTGATGGGACTGCATTTGACCTACTTGAACGAATTAGCAAGCCAGACTTCCGAATTATTTTCACGACGGCGCATGAAGCTTATGCTGTGAAGGCCATAAAGCATAGCGCTATCGATTTTTTGTTAAAACCTATCGATCCAGATGAATTGATTCTGGCAGTCGACAGAGCTCGTATGGAAATAGAACAAGAATTGGAGTTGAAAAAAGTAAAACATTTACTTCAAGTAATTGACGCAACGGATAGTACAATACCGACACTACTCCTTCGCGATCAATATGGTATTCAACTGGTTCATATCAGTGAGATTATTCGGTTAGAAGGTCAAGGCAATTACACTAAGATCATTCAAAAGGACCAGCCACCATTTATGTCTACAAAGGTGCTCAAGGAGATTGTGTCTTTACTTCCAGATGAACTATTTTTTAGAAGTCATCAGTCCCATGTCGTCAACCTGAATTACGTCAATAGGTATGACAATCGCGATAGTGATCTCCTGTTTTTGAGGAATGGAGAAAAAGTGCCATTGGCTACAAGAAGGAAACAACACCTTTTGAAAAGACTGAGGTCATTCAGAACCTAAATCAAGCGATAAATAAATATAGTCGAGCACTTTTTTCCCAAACCCAAGCACATTTACAATTCGTTTTTTTGGTGAGATACAGATGGACACTTTGAGTGAACAAAACGCTAGTCGCCAATGCTTTCACGAAATTATGTCCGTAGGAGAATCCAGTTAGT
This is a stretch of genomic DNA from Roseivirga misakiensis. It encodes these proteins:
- a CDS encoding LytR/AlgR family response regulator transcription factor, giving the protein MISELRAIIVEDNAKSTERLEKYLVTYCKEIELVGKSATIKEAIELIQKEKPEAVFLDIELADGTAFDLLERISKPDFRIIFTTAHEAYAVKAIKHSAIDFLLKPIDPDELILAVDRARMEIEQELELKKVKHLLQVIDATDSTIPTLLLRDQYGIQLVHISEIIRLEGQGNYTKIIQKDQPPFMSTKVLKEIVSLLPDELFFRSHQSHVVNLNYVNRYDNRDSDLLFLRNGEKVPLATRRKQHLLKRLRSFRT